In one Actinopolymorpha sp. NPDC004070 genomic region, the following are encoded:
- a CDS encoding citrate synthase, protein MSESTRWMTTAQAADLLGVKAETVYAYVSRGVLTRHPGADRRSSRFDRIEVERLARRNRRGGRAGALEVVVDTGLTLLDPEGALYYRGRDAVVLARTESFEDVAALLWESADTDPWRASPAAIEVGRQAQAALPASTRPVDRMRVVVAALAAADPMRDDRRPAAVVAAARALVAGIVDSLPERSPTVGASVAERLWSRLADRAPGPGEIRALNAALVLLADHELAASTLAARVAASVWADPYLVVLTGLSAGGGILHGASASGLEALLRTTTDPAEVPRVVGDRLRGGEPLPGFGHKVYTGRDPRADALLELVREAGGDPARAGVDGVTGVDGMDAVVTELVRVVGRHGGPAPNADLALAALAVKFGLTEGSGEMIFLLGRVAGLVAHALEEYPHRLRFRPRALYTGPPPGSTPSTPGAPGAPG, encoded by the coding sequence GTGAGCGAGTCCACCCGCTGGATGACCACCGCCCAGGCTGCCGACCTGCTCGGGGTGAAGGCCGAGACGGTGTACGCGTACGTGAGCCGGGGCGTGCTGACCCGCCACCCGGGTGCCGACCGGCGGTCGTCGAGATTCGACCGGATCGAGGTCGAACGCCTGGCCCGGCGGAACCGCCGCGGCGGGAGGGCGGGCGCGCTGGAGGTCGTGGTCGACACCGGGCTGACGCTGCTCGACCCGGAGGGCGCGCTCTACTACCGGGGGCGCGACGCGGTGGTGCTCGCCCGGACGGAATCGTTCGAGGACGTCGCCGCGCTGTTGTGGGAGAGCGCAGACACCGACCCGTGGCGGGCATCCCCGGCGGCGATCGAGGTGGGCCGGCAGGCCCAGGCTGCGCTGCCCGCGTCCACCCGCCCGGTGGACCGGATGCGGGTCGTGGTGGCAGCGCTGGCCGCCGCGGACCCGATGCGCGACGACCGCCGGCCGGCAGCGGTGGTGGCGGCCGCCCGCGCGCTGGTCGCCGGCATCGTCGACTCCCTGCCCGAACGCTCGCCCACCGTCGGGGCGTCGGTCGCCGAGCGGCTGTGGTCGCGGCTGGCCGACCGTGCACCCGGGCCGGGTGAGATCCGGGCGCTGAACGCGGCGCTGGTCCTGCTCGCCGACCACGAGCTCGCCGCCTCCACTCTCGCCGCCCGGGTCGCCGCGTCGGTGTGGGCCGACCCGTACCTCGTGGTGCTCACCGGGTTGAGTGCCGGTGGCGGGATCCTGCACGGTGCGAGCGCGTCCGGGCTGGAGGCGTTGCTGCGTACGACGACCGACCCGGCGGAGGTGCCCCGGGTGGTCGGTGACCGGCTGCGTGGCGGGGAGCCTCTGCCGGGCTTCGGCCACAAGGTCTACACCGGCCGGGATCCGCGCGCGGACGCCCTGCTGGAGCTGGTACGCGAGGCCGGTGGGGACCCCGCGCGGGCCGGTGTCGATGGCGTCACCGGCGTCGATGGGATGGACGCCGTGGTCACCGAACTGGTGCGGGTGGTCGGCCGGCACGGCGGCCCGGCACCCAACGCCGACCTGGCGCTGGCGGCCCTCGCTGTCAAGTTTGGGTTGACAGAAGGGTCCGGCGAGATGATCTTTCTCCTCGGCCGGGTCGCGGGGCTGGTCGCGCATGCCCTGGAGGAGTACCCCCATCGGCTGCGGTTCCGCCCCCGCGCCCTCTACACCGGCCCGCCGCCCGGCAGCACGCCGAGCACCCCAGGCGCCCCGGGCGCCCCGGGCTGA